The genomic stretch CGGATCACCACCATCGTGACCAAAGCCAAGACCGGTACGCGCGCCGCGGACTGATCCCGCGCTCCGAGCCGCCGCAACCGACGCCAGCACGTCAGCGACGGTCGCCCGATGCACGAAAACGTCAAGGTTGCCAGCCGATCAAGGTCGCTGGCGCCGGCGGAACGGTCGGCGGACCCGGTTCGGGTCGATACGGGTCCCGCTTCCGATCACGTCCGGCGGTCCCTGGCCTTCCGGCGCGACGTGTGGTCGCCGAGCGCGGCGATGCCGGAGATGAACCGGGGGACTTCCACGGTGATGAACCTGTCGATATCGATCACCAGCAGGGCAGTGATGACGGTGGGCAACAACCAACGCGCGAGGGTCGAGCCCTGCTGCCACGCGATGACGAGGAACCACGCGTACGCGATGGTCTGCAGACCCAGTCCGGCTGCCGCGTTGCCGGACAGCGCCAAGGCGCCACCCAGCACGACGGCGATCGCGATCGCGAGCGTGGGCGCGTGTCCCGCGAACGCCAGCCCCAGGAGGACGGCGACACCCACGGCGCTGTCCACATGCAGATCCCACGCTCCAAGGCTTCCTTCAGTGCCCGCCCGGCGGGCGATGCGCCCGTCGAGCATGTCGGTGCACCACGCCCCGGCGAGCATCACGGCCGCGACATCGATGTGACCGCTGGCGATCGCGGGGACCAAGGCGATCGCGATCACCGCGCGCGTCGCCGTCAACGTGTCGGCGACACGCGCGAGGGCGGGGGATGATCGTGCCATCGCGGCTACCTCGTGCTCGGGCCCGCGCCATGTCAACCGGCAGGACGCGCTGCACGGCCGTGGGCACCTTGAGCCCGGCTCAGCCTACCGACAGATCGTCGTCATCGGGCGACTGCGAGTGGGCCGTGACATTGCCTGCGACCACTCCACCTCCGTCAGCAGCCGACTGCTGTGTCGAGGGCGTCGCAGACCTCGCGCATGCGTGTCGGGGTGAGGGTGGTGACGCGGTCGACGAGCATGGCCTTCCACGCCTCTCCGATGTTGTCGAGCGTCACCGCGCAGCGTGTCGGCATGCCGTCGTCGGTGTCGAGGACGACTTCGGTCGGGATGTCACGGATCACGCGCGTGATCGATGCGATGGTCACGCGTTTGAGTACACCGATCGCAGCGTCGCGGGTGAGCACGAGCACGGGGCGGCGACCCCACTCGGGATGTTCGATCCAGTAGACGCCGCCGCGGGTCACCACGGCTCGAGCCCTGCTTTGCGCTCCTCGTCGCTCAGCCGGCGTTGCTGGACGACGGTCAGGGCGCTCACGAGTGGCCCGAGGTCACCCCACTCATCGGCGTCGTACTCACCGGTCTGCGGCCTACGGGTGTAGCCGTCAACGATCTCACTGTCGATCGCGGTCTGCCTGTCGGTGGCGAGGTAGGCCTCGATCGCGTCGCGGATGATCTGTGACCGGGAGACGCCGGCACGGGCCGCGCGCTGGTCGAGCAGATCGAGCAACTGTTCGTTGAGTTGGACCATCGTCTGCGTTCTACTCATAGGACTAGGATAGCCCTATGATGACAACATCTCGCCGCGCGACGCAGCCTGTGCGGCTCGGCGCCTTGTTGTGTTGCTGGCCCCCGTCTACTGTGCGGTGATGCTCTCGCGACTGCTGTCGGTGACCTTCGATGCGCACGACGCCGCTCGCCTTGCGCAGTTCTGGGCCAACATGCTCGGCCGGGAGGTCGTCGAGGACACCGGCGGTGCGCTCCTGCCCGGCGAGGACGCCCAACTCAGCCTCCGGTTCGTCCCGGGCCGCGCGGAGAAGGTGGGGCCGAACCGCATGCACCTTCACCTGACCAGCGCCAGCCGCGCCGACCAGCAGCACACGGTGGCCACGGCGCTGGGGCTCGGCGCCGGCCACCTCGACGTCGGGCAGCGCCCCGAGGAGGGCCACGTCGTCCTGGCCGACCCCGAGGGCAACGAGTTCTGCGTGATCGAGCCGGACAACGCCTTCCTCGCCGGGTGCGGCCTTCTCGGGGAGCTCGCCTGCGACGGCACCCGGGAAGTCGGCCTCTTCTGGAGCGAGGCGCTGGGCTGGCCGCTGGTGTGGGACCAGAACCAGGAGACCGCGATCCAGTCACCGCTCGGCGGCACAAAGGTCGCGTGGGGAGGCCCGCCCGTGGCCCCAAGACAGGTGCGGAACCGGCAGCGCTTCGACCTCGCCCCGGCCGGTGGCGACCAGCAAGCGGAGGTCGACCGGCTGGTCGTTCTCGGGGCCACTCGGCTCGCGATGGGTGAGGACGGCGCCGTCGTGCTGGCCGATCCCGACGGCAACGAGTTCTGCGTGGGAGGGAACTGACCACCGGGTTGCCCAGTGGGTCAGGTCGGGACACCACCTCGGAACTAGTTGACATAAGGTGCATTATGGGCGATGCCTTGCGGGAGGCTCCTCCAGACTCGGTGGGTCACGTGACGCCCTCGGCGCGCGTCAGTTGAACGCCGCCAACCGGGACGGATCGGTGTGCACGTCGTGGAGCAGCTTGATCTGCTCCGCGGTGATGCGTCCGGTGGACAGCTCAGGCAGGTCATCGACCGGCCAGAACGTCGGCGCAGCGGTCTCCATGGTCGACGCGCGCAATGTCCCGCCGGTCGGTTCACAGGCGAACATCGCCTTGTAGGCGGCGTGTGCTGGGTGCGGATGGTTGAAGGTTCGGCGGTCGATCAGCGCAAGCAGGCGCACGGCACGGACCTCGAGTCCGGTCTCTTCGCGGAACTCCCGCTCGACGGCCTGCGCCGGTGTGTCGACGACGTCGGCCCACCCTCCGGACAGCGTCCATCGCATGCCGTCCAGGCGTTCCCGGACGAGGAGGACCGTGTCACCGTCGAACAGCGCTCCGCGCACGTCGACCTTGGGCGTGATGTGGCCGTCGTCCTGACCGAGCGCGACCGCGAAACTCCCCTTACCGAACGTACGTTCGTTCACGGCGGTCGCCGTCAGGGATCGTCGGACCCGTCGATGTCCGCGCGATCGCCGAGGTGCAGCAGCGTCACGCGGAGAAGGGCGATCAACTGCTGACGCTCGGCAGCGCGACGTAACCCAGGATCTCGCGCGCAGTGGCCAGGTGCGTGACGATAGACCTCGTCGACCAGTTCGAGACCGCGCGTCGTCAGTCGCACGTTGACCCGCCGCCGGGCGGATCCTCATCTGCCATCGCTCTCGCGACGGTGCTGGCTCCGATCTCATGGGCACGACCTACGTACGGTGACCGAGCTGCTGCCCGCTGCCATGCACACCCCGTTGAAGGGTGTGCACGCGGCTGGCGCGATCGCCACCCGGAGCCACTCCCCCACTGAGGGTTCAGGCCGGAACTGGTCAGGCGCTCGCCTCCGAGTCGGCCGCCGGCCCCGCACCGGTGTAGGCG from Euzebyales bacterium encodes the following:
- a CDS encoding CDP-alcohol phosphatidyltransferase family protein; the protein is MARSSPALARVADTLTATRAVIAIALVPAIASGHIDVAAVMLAGAWCTDMLDGRIARRAGTEGSLGAWDLHVDSAVGVAVLLGLAFAGHAPTLAIAIAVVLGGALALSGNAAAGLGLQTIAYAWFLVIAWQQGSTLARWLLPTVITALLVIDIDRFITVEVPRFISGIAALGDHTSRRKARDRRT
- a CDS encoding type II toxin-antitoxin system PemK/MazF family toxin: MVTRGGVYWIEHPEWGRRPVLVLTRDAAIGVLKRVTIASITRVIRDIPTEVVLDTDDGMPTRCAVTLDNIGEAWKAMLVDRVTTLTPTRMREVCDALDTAVGC
- a CDS encoding CopG family transcriptional regulator; its protein translation is MSRTQTMVQLNEQLLDLLDQRAARAGVSRSQIIRDAIEAYLATDRQTAIDSEIVDGYTRRPQTGEYDADEWGDLGPLVSALTVVQQRRLSDEERKAGLEPW
- a CDS encoding VOC family protein; the protein is MLSRLLSVTFDAHDAARLAQFWANMLGREVVEDTGGALLPGEDAQLSLRFVPGRAEKVGPNRMHLHLTSASRADQQHTVATALGLGAGHLDVGQRPEEGHVVLADPEGNEFCVIEPDNAFLAGCGLLGELACDGTREVGLFWSEALGWPLVWDQNQETAIQSPLGGTKVAWGGPPVAPRQVRNRQRFDLAPAGGDQQAEVDRLVVLGATRLAMGEDGAVVLADPDGNEFCVGGN
- a CDS encoding NUDIX domain-containing protein, translating into MNERTFGKGSFAVALGQDDGHITPKVDVRGALFDGDTVLLVRERLDGMRWTLSGGWADVVDTPAQAVEREFREETGLEVRAVRLLALIDRRTFNHPHPAHAAYKAMFACEPTGGTLRASTMETAAPTFWPVDDLPELSTGRITAEQIKLLHDVHTDPSRLAAFN